TGGTACATATGATAGGACAAACATGTTTTTGTAGCCGCCTCTTCCTCTTTGGAAGACTATACATGCATAGATCATGAGGTACCAAAACATATCTTACATGACCTGTGGAGTGATTGGTGCATAGCCACGTCCCCGGTTCAATGAGTCTTTGCATCTAGCGGAGGAGGAGCGTCGTGGGCTTTTGAGGAAGCAAGCACGGAACTGTGTGGCGGGGAGGGCTGAATTGGGAAGGATGCTCGTGAGGCGGAGAGGATGAGGAAGTGTGAAAGGGTTTTCCGCACACAAGAGTAAGATGAAGCACGTGACAAGAAGGGGAAATGGCACCGTGTGACTTGATAGTCTTCTATGTGGGACTTGTACTACCTAATGTCATGAACTTTTATTTGAGAAGCATGTTCTATTTATCTTTTGAACTTGGGAACATTTTAATTCATAAAACTCACAACCGCCGACTCTTGCGTTGCGATGTTAAGTCTACGACCAACTTAGTAGGCGGTCGGCTTGAAATGGTACCTCAGCCGTCGCTGACAGTAGGATCCTGACTGCCCCCAAAAACATTATGTTGTTGAAGGTGGTACACAATGGGACCCTACCATTTTCAATGTCGATGATACAGTGGTAAGCCTACACCAACTTATTAGGCGCTACGGTCTCACACCCTACCGCGCCAATCCGTGCCACCTTCAAGAAGAGAAGGCTTTCGGGGTAGCTAGGACCCTACTGCCATAGGTACCGATGGTCCCACTCCATGCGTACCACTTACTAAGCAGGCGGTAGGGTATTAAGAGTGAACAAGGCACATTCCAGTGCTACCATACCAAGCATTAACATGGTTGAGCGTACATATCCAGCATTGCCAAGTTCAGGAAAACAACACATCATTGACAAGTTGATAGATCCATATATTTCACCAAAGTTCACATGACTACAATAGGGTACACCATTTCACCACACATTAATCTGAGAACAAATCTTGATCTAACTAGCTAGGTAATTACAAGTTGCATTGCGAGTACTGGAATATTAAATGTAATCGCCGCCGCAATTGCCATTGACCACGTCCCTATACATGCCCCTGCTGCTCGGGTAATCCTGGCGCTTGTGGTTTCTCTTGGTCAGCGGGTGGTGCAACTGTTGGCCTCCTATCTCGTCGCCAGTAGCCCCGCCGACGCTCTGTAACCCTAGGTGGAACATGCCCTCCATCGCAGCCATTGTGATGGGCATTGCTTCAGCTGGTAGTCCAGACATCTGATGATCCACCACGTGGATGAATGGGAAACTATTCCGCGTTGCCGACAACTGCTCCATCCCGTTCCCAtgagcatggtggtggtggttCTGCGCACAGTCGTCCATTGCGTAAGCATCGCTATCGGCAAAGAGCAGCCTAATGGGGAAGCTGAGACCAATATTCGCTGGGTCGAAGCTATCGACGAACTGGTTATCGTGCGATGGCGTGCTACCAAACATGGGGTACTGCAATCTGGGTGGTGCAGTGCCGGTGCCGGTGACATATGTTGTACTGCTGGACATAGTTGATGTCACGGAAGACGTCCCTACCATAGCGGCTCGGGAGGTGTCTGACACCACCTTGGGCTTGGCCCTGCGCTTGGCATGGCGACGATACCCCCCGCCGACTGGCACGTTGCGAAGCATGCCACCGTGGGTCCAGTAGCGGCGGCAGGAGCGGCAGAAGTGGCGGGGCTGCGTAAGGGAGTAGTTATTGAAGTAGCAAAACTTTGTGTTGGTGGAGTCGCATCGCGGGCAGTTGAGTCCCGACACCGGTTGCGGCAACCGCGCTAGCCGTGCTCGCTCCGACATGGACATCGACTTGCTTTTCCCATTGCCACCGCAATCGCCGTCCCCAACACCGCCGCAACCATCATCGCCACCCCCTGCAGCGCAGGAGCCGGCCTTGGCCATGGCCATGAACCGTTTttgattgttgttgttgttgttgttgttgttgttgttgttgttgttgttgttgttgttgttgttgttgttgttgttgctgcatTCTCCATCACTAGGACTAGCAGGTGAAAAAGTAGTAGTACTATGATTGTTGGTGCCGAATTGTTGCAGCTGCAAATCAACAAGAAGATGAGTAATCAATTTAGCATATCGGCCAATATATATATGGAGCTATTTTTTTCTCCATTCATCCCCGGGATGGGCAGGACGAACCGGTTTCTGGTACATCTCAgaagttttggaattttttcgTTAATAATTCAAAGGAATTTTGGGTTTACATTTATTTCCGGTAATAAATTATAATATTTTGACCTACATCAGACATAAACTTCcctgtgcaaagggagaacccgTGACCTCTTAAGAGTACTAGCGCGCTACAGCGTTCTGAGCAATGTCCCACTAAATAAATTAGTGTAAGATGTGTCACTAATAGCATCGTATAATGCACGCTAACAGTATATAAGGGTGGTGCTATTTTGCTGTAGCACACTATTTTTTCATTGATACAGACCCTGTTTGATTCACCATTTCAGTTTAAATTCATTTTTTGACCTTTCTGGTATCATAACACGAGAAACAGTGGTACCTCTTGGCCGTTCAAATTctcatttttttttgaatttttcgaGTGGTGCCACTGTTTCTCGGGTGTCTATGAAATGTCCGGTAACCGGTCGGCTACTGTAAATTTCGACCAGAAAAAGAAAACCTGATATGGAGTATATTCCAAGATATAAATATCTGCAATCAGAAAACCTAGCTCACTGAGTGCACACATATTCTTATTTTTGTTGTTTGAACAACATCATGAGGGAATATGCAattaattagctagctagaaGCACAAGGATGCATACCTGAAGCTGGTTGTGGTCGGTGTTCCAGAAGTTTGATGAATCAGGGAAGGCAGGAAGGCAGATCATATCCGGTGATGTAGAGAGAAGAGAAAGTGGGAGGAAGAAACTTAGCGGCAGTTGGGGAAATCAAGCGGAAGAGTACTAGTACCAAGGAAAGGAATGGAATGGATGCTagaaagagaggggggagggtCTAGCTACCCAACAAGATAGAGAAAAAGGAGAGAGTAAGGTAGCTAGCAGCACCAAAATAGATGAGAGAGAAGGAACACACACGCGCTATATATATTGTTGTTGTTTTCCTTCATTTGCACACTTTTCCTTTTTCAATGTATATGCGGACGTGGCTCAGAGTGCTACCCATGCTAGCTACAGTTTGCAATAAATTAGTTAGTGTACTCTGATGAGCTAAGCTGATAGCTAATTTGCCACCGCATAATTAATCATCCTGGCCACTCCATAGAGTTTAATGGTACTAGCAATTCGGTAGGCCTACATATATTTTTTGTTTGAACACTAGCAAGTCATATCACTCACTCTGTTTCGAGACAATCA
The Aegilops tauschii subsp. strangulata cultivar AL8/78 chromosome 3, Aet v6.0, whole genome shotgun sequence genome window above contains:
- the LOC109766981 gene encoding uncharacterized protein, whose protein sequence is MICLPAFPDSSNFWNTDHNQLQLQQFGTNNHSTTTFSPASPSDGECSNNNNNNNNNNNNNNNNNNNNNNNNQKRFMAMAKAGSCAAGGGDDGCGGVGDGDCGGNGKSKSMSMSERARLARLPQPVSGLNCPRCDSTNTKFCYFNNYSLTQPRHFCRSCRRYWTHGGMLRNVPVGGGYRRHAKRRAKPKVVSDTSRAAMVGTSSVTSTMSSSTTYVTGTGTAPPRLQYPMFGSTPSHDNQFVDSFDPANIGLSFPIRLLFADSDAYAMDDCAQNHHHHAHGNGMEQLSATRNSFPFIHVVDHQMSGLPAEAMPITMAAMEGMFHLGLQSVGGATGDEIGGQQLHHPLTKRNHKRQDYPSSRGMYRDVVNGNCGGDYI